The following proteins come from a genomic window of Fulvitalea axinellae:
- a CDS encoding AI-2E family transporter produces the protein MKRLKKNVESIRLILVFFMTFLIFYLLKTLSSIVLPLILAFFFSLLLYPVISFLHKKGIPSALALVLSGLLVLLIAGSIIETIRISILQLYGEKAELTRLVTVKMNELGLSMSDVQQKFTEFAGPIRWSRVLATVGGSLTSLAGSMFIMLIYLFIILGGMVKYKEYFRSLEEKENGEWLQIFEEIKRSISIYIQVKFFTSFATGLCFGLTAYFFNLDFPLFWGFMAFCLNFIPSFGSFAVTIVLILFGGLYISYANLWVFALLLVFIQVFFGNIVEPKFLDYRLSINMLTILFGLIFWGYILGPIGLLLAVPLLVLVKLILKRQNGTKILAKLME, from the coding sequence ATGAAACGACTGAAAAAAAACGTAGAAAGCATCCGCTTGATTCTGGTCTTCTTCATGACCTTCCTGATTTTTTATCTGCTCAAGACATTATCAAGCATCGTACTTCCTTTGATTCTGGCTTTCTTTTTTTCCCTTCTTCTTTATCCTGTAATCAGTTTCTTGCACAAAAAAGGGATTCCCTCTGCTTTGGCCCTAGTTCTTTCCGGATTATTGGTATTGCTGATAGCGGGAAGCATCATCGAAACAATCAGGATATCGATACTGCAACTGTATGGCGAGAAAGCGGAACTTACACGTTTGGTCACGGTAAAAATGAACGAGTTGGGCCTCTCAATGAGCGATGTCCAGCAGAAGTTCACCGAATTTGCCGGCCCCATTCGTTGGTCACGCGTTTTGGCTACTGTAGGCGGAAGCCTTACCAGCTTAGCCGGATCGATGTTTATTATGCTGATCTACCTCTTTATTATCTTGGGAGGGATGGTAAAGTACAAAGAATATTTCCGGAGTCTAGAAGAAAAAGAAAACGGCGAATGGCTTCAGATTTTTGAGGAAATAAAACGTTCAATATCGATTTATATCCAAGTAAAATTCTTCACAAGCTTCGCCACCGGACTCTGTTTCGGCCTTACCGCGTATTTTTTCAATCTGGACTTTCCCTTGTTCTGGGGCTTTATGGCCTTTTGTCTCAATTTCATACCCTCGTTCGGTTCATTTGCTGTTACGATAGTCTTGATCCTGTTTGGCGGATTATATATTTCGTACGCCAATCTGTGGGTTTTCGCCTTGTTATTGGTCTTTATACAAGTGTTCTTCGGTAATATCGTCGAACCGAAATTTCTAGATTACCGGCTATCGATCAATATGCTTACGATCCTTTTCGGACTAATTTTCTGGGGATATATCCTGGGACCAATCGGTTTGCTATTAGCCGTTCCTTTGCTAGTATTGGTTAAATTGATCCTCAAACGCCAAAACGGAACAAAGATATTGGCGAAACTAATGGAATGA
- a CDS encoding GAF domain-containing protein: MSFLKRISEFGANEQMDIESKASLKVANLWAFLGMLITAPFIVVTYKLYPPIMGITIGIFVVMALHYLIVAFGADSKYSRIIMGTVNPWLIFSYHMLLRHAGDGIVPGLSLAQGSMTIMPWVLYSTNERKLQLTMIANSFLTLCLPLFLDGWGSDEFSNKEFYSQDMTVALFAVAGMILFICYILSTSSYSSLQKQNAKLWKDMETKQQDIQSQSADLKSYVAKVEKQQAENEKRQWVMQGLSELNNILRGESDWDIVKDRFLSHLISYLKVNQGAVYVVSDEEGEDVYIELSTCYAYSRKKHIEHKLDPGEGLLGQAYLENDTVYRTEIPEDYIRVTSGLGEALPTSLLIVPLRHNEEVLALVELASFREFAEHEINLVKESGEGLASFLSTSKVTRKMRNLVSNAEKSSEQMREQEHMMRQNMEEIMNAQEEYSRTIQEKDEELKTLRARILELETS, encoded by the coding sequence ATGAGCTTTTTAAAACGTATATCTGAATTTGGCGCAAACGAGCAGATGGACATTGAATCCAAAGCATCGTTAAAAGTAGCCAACCTGTGGGCATTTCTCGGAATGTTAATCACCGCTCCCTTTATTGTAGTGACCTACAAACTCTATCCGCCTATTATGGGGATAACCATCGGAATATTCGTGGTGATGGCGCTTCATTATCTGATAGTCGCCTTCGGCGCTGACAGCAAATACTCGCGCATAATAATGGGAACGGTAAATCCTTGGCTAATTTTTTCCTATCATATGCTCTTGCGCCATGCTGGCGACGGTATTGTCCCCGGTCTGTCATTGGCTCAAGGCAGTATGACTATCATGCCTTGGGTACTGTACTCTACGAACGAGAGAAAATTACAGCTCACAATGATTGCCAACTCATTCCTGACCCTATGCTTGCCATTATTTCTTGACGGGTGGGGAAGTGACGAGTTTTCCAATAAAGAGTTCTATTCCCAAGACATGACCGTCGCGTTGTTTGCCGTGGCGGGAATGATTCTTTTTATCTGCTATATTCTCAGTACATCTTCTTACAGTTCGCTTCAAAAACAAAACGCTAAGCTGTGGAAGGATATGGAAACCAAACAGCAGGACATCCAATCCCAATCCGCTGATTTAAAAAGTTATGTGGCGAAAGTGGAAAAGCAACAGGCGGAAAACGAAAAGCGTCAATGGGTTATGCAAGGGCTGTCAGAATTGAACAATATTTTGCGTGGCGAATCGGATTGGGATATTGTAAAAGACAGATTCCTTTCGCACCTTATCAGTTACCTGAAAGTCAACCAAGGGGCGGTGTATGTGGTATCGGACGAAGAGGGTGAAGATGTTTATATCGAATTGTCAACCTGTTACGCTTACAGTCGAAAGAAGCACATCGAGCATAAATTAGATCCGGGAGAAGGGTTGTTGGGCCAAGCGTATTTGGAAAATGACACAGTTTACAGAACGGAAATACCAGAAGATTATATCAGGGTAACTTCAGGTTTGGGCGAAGCCCTGCCCACAAGTCTGCTTATCGTTCCGTTAAGGCATAACGAAGAGGTTTTGGCTTTGGTGGAATTGGCGTCTTTCCGTGAGTTTGCCGAACATGAAATCAATCTGGTAAAGGAATCGGGCGAAGGGCTCGCCTCATTCTTGTCCACTTCCAAAGTGACCCGAAAGATGCGGAATCTCGTAAGTAACGCGGAAAAATCCAGTGAACAGATGCGGGAACAAGAGCATATGATGCGACAGAATATGGAGGAGATAATGAACGCTCAAGAGGAATACAGCCGCACAATTCAGGAGAAAGATGAAGAGTTGAAAACGCTAAGGGCCAGAATTCTGGAACTTGAGACAAGCTAA
- a CDS encoding sigma-70 family RNA polymerase sigma factor: MSERKNEDILKPFDEEQGKLRNFIRRNVPSLEDAEDILQDVFYQYLLGYDNIRDLEKVTGWIYRVARNKITDLFRKKGTRGKQDSLSETETDDGPLHFQDLLPSLEGNPESEFLREQVWEELEKALDDLPEEQRRVFVCHELEGKGFKQISAETGVAVNTLISRKRYAILFLRKRLRHLYEQY, from the coding sequence ATGAGCGAACGGAAGAATGAAGATATACTCAAGCCCTTTGATGAGGAACAGGGCAAATTGAGGAATTTCATCAGACGGAATGTACCTAGCTTGGAAGACGCCGAGGACATCTTGCAAGACGTGTTTTATCAGTACCTGTTAGGATATGATAATATCCGGGATCTTGAGAAAGTAACTGGTTGGATATACAGGGTGGCCAGAAACAAAATCACGGATCTGTTTCGGAAAAAAGGGACGAGAGGCAAGCAAGACAGCCTTTCGGAAACGGAAACCGATGACGGACCGCTACACTTTCAGGATCTGTTGCCTTCTTTGGAAGGAAATCCGGAGTCGGAATTTCTCCGGGAACAGGTATGGGAAGAACTGGAAAAGGCGTTGGATGATCTTCCGGAAGAGCAACGCCGGGTTTTTGTCTGTCATGAGCTTGAGGGAAAGGGCTTTAAGCAAATTTCGGCGGAAACGGGAGTCGCCGTTAACACCTTGATTTCCAGGAAAAGGTACGCTATTCTTTTTCTTAGGAAAAGACTTAGGCATTTGTACGAACAGTACTAG
- a CDS encoding multidrug efflux SMR transporter: MKYLYLALAIGCEVFGSSLLKISDGYTKWLPATGSIVVYCLSFYLLSLALREIPLGTCYAIWAGLGIVLTSIVSVAFFGQKFDVPAILGTILIIAGVVVMNFYSQTSH, translated from the coding sequence ATGAAGTATTTGTATCTGGCATTAGCGATCGGATGTGAGGTTTTTGGTTCATCACTCTTGAAGATCTCTGACGGGTATACAAAATGGTTACCTGCCACGGGATCGATAGTGGTTTACTGCTTGTCTTTCTATCTGTTGTCTCTTGCCTTGAGGGAGATTCCTTTGGGAACATGTTACGCAATTTGGGCTGGTTTGGGTATCGTTCTCACCTCAATCGTATCAGTTGCGTTTTTTGGACAAAAGTTCGATGTTCCCGCAATCCTCGGCACTATTTTAATTATTGCTGGTGTTGTGGTAATGAATTTCTATTCACAAACATCGCATTAA
- a CDS encoding LytTR family DNA-binding domain-containing protein: MTLKCLIIDDEKPARQLLRAYCSRVPDLEVVDDFKSAVAGLAALADNPVDLVFLDINMPEMTGLEFIKALSAPPAIIITTAFREYAVEGFELNVTDYLVKPIEFSRFMSAVNRVREQRGVDPATPHEAVTSHVVLKSDRKIYRVKLSDIEFVKADSEYVVYQTKSFGPLKVLDSMKRVEDQLRASGFRRIHRSYLVNLDEVRYIDTSRLFVGDHHLPISDGYRADLLDALG, translated from the coding sequence ATGACACTGAAATGTCTGATAATTGACGATGAAAAACCTGCGCGCCAGCTCTTGCGGGCTTACTGCTCCCGAGTGCCCGATTTGGAAGTGGTTGACGACTTCAAATCTGCGGTGGCGGGCTTAGCCGCTTTGGCCGACAATCCCGTTGATTTAGTTTTTCTTGATATCAATATGCCGGAAATGACAGGGTTGGAGTTTATCAAAGCTTTGAGCGCCCCGCCAGCTATCATTATCACTACGGCCTTCAGAGAATATGCGGTTGAAGGGTTTGAGTTGAACGTGACCGATTATCTGGTTAAGCCTATAGAATTTAGCCGTTTTATGTCAGCCGTCAATCGCGTGCGCGAACAGCGAGGCGTGGATCCGGCCACGCCCCATGAAGCCGTTACTAGTCACGTGGTCCTGAAATCGGACAGAAAGATTTACCGTGTCAAGCTTTCCGATATAGAATTTGTAAAAGCTGACAGTGAGTACGTAGTGTACCAAACCAAAAGCTTCGGTCCACTCAAAGTGCTTGACTCTATGAAGAGGGTAGAGGACCAACTCCGGGCCAGTGGCTTCCGCCGGATTCATCGCTCATATTTGGTCAACCTGGATGAGGTCCGCTATATCGACACCAGCCGTTTGTTTGTCGGTGATCATCATCTTCCTATCAGTGATGGCTATCGTGCCGATTTGTTGGATGCTTTGGGGTAA
- a CDS encoding sensor histidine kinase: MSIKNKKITTVALWLGIALFFFALFTELTDPVTALLRTTGIVVPQAAIFYLNIRVLLPKYFKPRPGHYVFLALLSIVVSFGVGRLLFTFTPEYRRFGEVFDGPTKVMIQEVMSYSLWRFEETLIHSAPPIFAVLASLYFYSYKKAQESDKKRLSVVESEKDFLMQQINPHFLFNTLNNIYSMTSMNDPKGPEAVMRLSKLLDYSLYGTRKGIVSLRDEVSYIKNFTELFLLKDDEIVNVTIDHIHTDPSRKIAPMLLIPFVENAFKHGNVECVHEGFVRISLATEGNTLTFICENSFCEDKRKSPGHGIGIQNVSRRLELFYPKRHSLETGSRNRVFYVKLKIELDDTEMSDN; encoded by the coding sequence ATGTCAATCAAAAACAAAAAAATAACGACCGTAGCCTTATGGCTGGGGATTGCGCTGTTTTTTTTCGCACTCTTCACAGAATTAACCGATCCCGTTACCGCCCTTTTGCGGACAACGGGAATAGTTGTTCCCCAAGCGGCTATTTTTTATCTGAACATCAGGGTGTTATTGCCGAAATATTTTAAGCCCCGTCCTGGGCATTATGTCTTTCTTGCCCTTTTGTCAATTGTCGTTAGTTTTGGGGTAGGACGTTTACTGTTTACGTTTACGCCAGAATACAGGCGGTTTGGAGAAGTCTTTGACGGCCCTACCAAAGTCATGATCCAGGAGGTGATGTCCTATTCGCTTTGGCGCTTTGAGGAGACATTGATACACAGCGCTCCCCCTATTTTCGCCGTTTTGGCCAGTCTTTATTTTTATTCTTATAAAAAGGCGCAGGAATCGGATAAGAAAAGACTTTCGGTTGTGGAGTCCGAAAAGGACTTCTTGATGCAACAAATCAATCCGCATTTTTTGTTTAATACCCTGAATAATATCTACTCTATGACCTCGATGAATGACCCCAAGGGTCCCGAGGCCGTGATGCGACTTTCCAAATTGTTGGATTATTCCCTTTACGGGACAAGAAAAGGAATTGTAAGCCTGCGGGACGAGGTTAGCTATATCAAGAATTTCACGGAACTGTTCTTATTGAAAGACGACGAGATAGTTAACGTGACCATTGACCATATACACACCGATCCTTCCAGAAAAATAGCGCCCATGCTGTTGATTCCTTTCGTGGAAAACGCTTTTAAACACGGCAACGTGGAGTGCGTACACGAAGGGTTTGTCAGGATAAGTTTAGCGACTGAGGGAAATACGCTGACATTTATTTGCGAAAACTCGTTTTGCGAGGATAAACGCAAAAGCCCTGGCCATGGGATAGGAATACAGAACGTAAGCCGCAGACTGGAACTCTTCTACCCGAAACGGCATAGCTTGGAGACGGGAAGCCGTAATCGGGTTTTCTATGTGAAACTGAAAATTGAGCTCGATGACACTGAAATGTCTGATAATTGA
- a CDS encoding TolC family protein — MTRNRIIYYWALALVLPLTLQSCLVRRKYSEPKLSVDTEALYRTDVVTESSDKSIGEMPWEEFFSDEILRKHIRTGLENNYDVRIALQNIVAADAYRKQGKAGYLPTASLAGRASWQNPSDNTAFGGGDFNMDQFDVTGSFSWEADIWGKITSQNKAFRASYLQTLAAKQAVVTRMISDISSSYFDLLALDRQLDVTERTIVNRQRSLNVIRALKDAGQDNLTEVAVKQAEAQLYDAQQIKADLQGRIRLTENALSVLLGRTPGPVERGVMGPEMFASEAETLSPGVPLALLSNRPDLRAAEQGFVNAFEMTNVAKADLYPALSLSADVGLMGNEISKVFRGDAFYYNLFANLTQPIFNGRKLKTQLEVAKTKEEQALLSFEQAILNASREVNDALVNYKTSAERKISVGKSFEAYSQATRQSEALLASGMVNYLEVLRAQQNELATELSLVDLQNGQNKALLNLYVSLGGGGIE, encoded by the coding sequence ATGACAAGAAACAGAATCATATATTATTGGGCGCTGGCCCTCGTCTTGCCCCTTACCTTGCAGTCATGCTTGGTAAGGCGCAAGTACAGCGAGCCCAAACTCTCTGTCGATACCGAGGCGCTGTACCGCACCGATGTCGTTACGGAATCCTCCGACAAATCTATTGGGGAGATGCCTTGGGAAGAGTTCTTTTCGGATGAAATTCTGCGCAAGCATATACGAACGGGACTGGAAAACAATTATGATGTCCGAATAGCCTTGCAGAACATCGTGGCGGCCGACGCTTACCGCAAGCAGGGAAAAGCCGGCTATTTGCCTACAGCCAGCTTGGCTGGCAGAGCCAGTTGGCAAAACCCTTCCGACAACACTGCGTTCGGTGGTGGTGATTTTAATATGGACCAGTTTGACGTGACAGGCAGCTTTAGTTGGGAAGCCGATATTTGGGGGAAAATCACCAGCCAGAACAAAGCCTTCCGCGCCTCGTATCTTCAGACTCTGGCCGCCAAACAGGCCGTGGTCACCAGAATGATATCGGATATCTCGTCCTCATACTTCGATTTGTTGGCCCTGGATCGCCAGCTTGACGTTACGGAGCGCACGATCGTAAACCGCCAAAGGAGTCTGAACGTAATCCGAGCGCTGAAAGACGCCGGACAGGACAACCTGACCGAAGTAGCCGTAAAGCAAGCCGAAGCGCAACTTTACGACGCTCAGCAGATCAAGGCCGATCTGCAAGGCCGGATTCGCCTGACGGAAAACGCCCTTTCCGTACTGCTCGGCCGTACGCCGGGGCCGGTGGAGCGTGGCGTCATGGGACCGGAAATGTTCGCTTCCGAGGCGGAGACACTTTCGCCCGGCGTTCCTTTGGCCCTGCTTTCCAATCGCCCCGATTTGCGGGCCGCCGAGCAAGGTTTCGTAAACGCCTTCGAGATGACTAACGTGGCCAAGGCCGATCTTTATCCTGCCTTGAGCCTTAGCGCTGATGTGGGGCTGATGGGTAACGAAATATCCAAAGTATTTCGTGGCGATGCCTTTTATTATAACCTCTTCGCTAACCTTACGCAACCGATCTTTAACGGCCGTAAGCTCAAAACCCAACTTGAGGTAGCCAAAACCAAGGAGGAACAAGCGCTGTTGAGTTTTGAACAGGCGATATTAAACGCCTCGCGCGAGGTAAACGATGCCTTGGTCAATTACAAGACTTCCGCCGAGAGAAAGATAAGCGTAGGCAAATCCTTTGAGGCTTACAGCCAAGCCACTCGCCAGTCCGAGGCGCTGTTGGCTAGCGGAATGGTTAATTACTTGGAGGTTTTGCGGGCGCAACAAAACGAGTTGGCTACAGAGTTGTCGCTTGTTGATTTGCAAAACGGGCAGAACAAAGCCCTGCTGAATCTTTACGTATCTTTGGGCGGAGGGGGAATCGAATAA